In Prunus dulcis chromosome 1, ALMONDv2, whole genome shotgun sequence, the following are encoded in one genomic region:
- the LOC117614167 gene encoding wall-associated receptor kinase-like 14: protein MKIINNPILSFISIFALSVLLANTSHASTPSPCNRSCPGVGTDPIPYPFGFSPGCKIRLNCTPHTGIFIGEFPIQTITPDSIRVTLQSRCNRPLHTLRQLYSPRYAPTSRNAILLQNCTDGQPSSSCEIPNILVQARFDAPPNCSSNSSLSCYAETGKDVRFLDFEKVEHRDCKFLLSSISASPPQLLNSSAPPPLFLEVEVVELGWWLEGTCGCHKNANCTTVVSPNGNQGFTCKCNNGLLGDGYVAGSGCWKGSLVCNPAKYLSGQCGGKTRFIVLIGAVFVGASLMISLALICCFIRRQSKLKARLCTKRLLSEATGNCNIPFYPYKEIEKATNGFSEKQGLGTGAYETVYAGKLHDEWVAIKRIKHRGNDSIEQVMNEIRLISSVRHQNLVRLLGCSIERGEQILVYEFMANGTLCQHLQRERGDGLSWPIRLTIATQTAQAIAHLHSAIKPPIYHRDIKSSNILLDCNFKAKLADFGLSRLGMAESSHISTAPQGTPGYLDPQYHQNFHLSDKSDVYSFGVVLVEIITGLKAVDFKRPQNEVNLAALATDRIGRGCLNEIIDPFLEPHMDAWTLLSVHKVGELAFRCLAFHRDMRPSMMEVTAELELIKLSRWPSSSEDNTYTASSEGSSCCSSSSVSEKPLNISKSQSERSVILLQSGAAGSLNSTETLKKDNSPVSVHQDSWLSDQSSPSSNSLLSNAIQ from the exons atgaaaatcataaacaaTCCAATCCTTTCCTTTATATCCATCTTTGCTCTTTCAGTACTTCTCGCAAACACGTCCCATGCATCAACCCCCTCCCCCTGCAACCGGTCGTGCCCAGGCGTCGGGACCGACCCGATCCCCTACCCATTTGGATTCTCACCCGGCTGCAAAATCCGCCTCAACTGCACCCCACACACCGGAATCTTCATCGGCGAATTCCCCATCCAAACCATAACCCCAGACAGCATAAGAGTCACCCTCCAGAGCCGATGCAACCGTCCCTTGCACACCCTCCGCCAGCTCTACAGCCCCAGATACGCCCCAACGTCCCGAAACGCCATCCTCCTACAGAACTGTACGGACGGACAACCCTCGAGCAGCTGTGAGATACCCAACATTCTGGTCCAGGCCCGGTTCGACGCGCCGCCCAATTGCAGCTCCAACAGCAGCCTCAGCTGCTACGCGGAGACCGGAAAGGATGTCcggtttttggattttgagaaAGTCGAGCACAGGGATTGCAAGTTCTTGTTGTCGTCGATATCGGCGTCGCCGCCTCAGCTGTTGAATAGCTCTGCGCCGCCGCCGCTGTTTTTGGAGGTAGAGGTGGTGGAGTTGGGGTGGTGGCTTGAAGGAACTTGCGGGTGTCATAAGAACGCCAATTGTACCACTGTTGTGTCGCCCAATGGAAACCAAGGATTTACGTGCAAGTGTAATAATGGCCTTCTTGGAGATGGATATGTGGCTGGCTCCGGTTGCTGGAAAG GCTCACTGGTGTGCAACCCTGCAAAATACTTGTCTGGGCAATGCGGAGGGAAGACCAGGTTCATCGTTTTGATTGGAG CCGTTTTTGTTGGAGCTTCTTTGATGATCAGTCTGGCTCTAATATGCTGTTTTATTCGGCGCCAATCCAAACTGAAAGCAAGACTCTGCACAAAACGCCTTCTATCTGAAGCTACAGGCAACTGCAACATTCCCTTCTATCCCTacaaagaaattgagaaagcCACAAATGGCTTCTCAGAGAAACAAGGGCTGGGGACGGGAGCCTACGAAACTGTTTATGCAGGAAAACTCCACGATGAATGGGTTGCCATAAAAAGAATTAAGCATAGAGGTAATGACAGCATTGAGCAAGTCATGAATGAGATCAGACTCATTTCATCTGTAAGGCACCAAAATTTAGTCCGCTTGTTGGGTTGTTCCATAGAACGTGGTGAACAGATTCTTGTGTATGAATTCATGGCCAATGGAACATTATGTCAACATctacaaagagagagaggtgacGGACTTTCTTGGCCGATACGCCTCACCATCGCCACTCAAACCGCCCAAGCAATTGCCCACCTGCACTCTGCTATCAAACCTCCAATATATCATAGAGACATCAAGTCAAGCAACATTCTTTTAGATTGCAACTTCAAAGCCAAACTTGCAGATTTTGGTCTTTCAAGGCTTGGCATGGCTGAATCGTCCCACATTTCAACAGCTCCACAGGGGACGCCAGGTTATCTTGATCCTCAGTACCATCAGAACTTCCATCTCTCCGATAAAAGCGATGTCTATAGCTTTGGTGTAGTTCTTGTTGAGATTATAACAGGGTTGAAAGCAGTGGACTTTAAACGTCCACAGAATGAAGTGAACTTGGCTGCTCTAGCCACTGACAGGATTGGAAGAGGGTGTTTAAATGAGATCATTGACCCTTTTCTCGAGCCCCATATGGATGCTTGGACCCTTCTGTCAGTTCATAAAGTAGGCGAATTGGCATTCAGATGTCTAGCATTTCACAGAGACATGAGACCTTCAATGATGGAAGTAACAGCTGAATTAGAGCTAATCAAGCTAAGCAGATGGCCATCTTCATCAGAAGACAACACGTACACAGCTTCATCAGAGGGATCCTCTTGCTGTTCTTCGTCTAGCGTAAGCGAGAAACCTCTGAACATTAGCAAGTCCCAATCAGAGCGAAGTGTCATTTTGCTGCAGAGTGGAGCTGCTGGCAGCTTAAACTCAACAGAAACGTTGAAGAAGGATAATTCACCAGTTTCTGTTCATCAGGATTCATGGTTAAGTGATCAGAGCTCACCTTCATCAAACAGCTTGCTAAGTAATGCAATTCAGTGA